A part of Mesoplodon densirostris isolate mMesDen1 chromosome 10, mMesDen1 primary haplotype, whole genome shotgun sequence genomic DNA contains:
- the LOC132497443 gene encoding LOW QUALITY PROTEIN: DNA repair protein RAD51 homolog 1-like (The sequence of the model RefSeq protein was modified relative to this genomic sequence to represent the inferred CDS: substituted 1 base at 1 genomic stop codon) — MATQMQLEANADTSVEEESFGPQPVSRLEQCGIHANDVKKLEEAGFHAVEAVAYAPKKELINIKGISEAKADEILTEAAKLVPMGFTTATEFHQRRSEIIQITTGSKELDRLLQGGIKTGSITEMFGEFRTGKTQICHTLAVTCQLPIDRGGGEGKAMYTDTEGTFRPEWLLAVAERYGLSGSDVLDNVAYAXGFNTDHQIQLLYQASAMMVESRYALLIVDSATALYRTDCWCRGELSARQMHLARFLRMLLRLADEFGVAVVITNQVVAQVDGAAMFAADPKKPIGGNIIAHASTTRLNLRKGRGETRICKFYDSPCLPEAEEAMFAINADGVGDAKD, encoded by the coding sequence ATGGCTACGCAGATGCAGCTTGAAGCAAACGCAGATACTTCAGTGGAAGAAGAGAGCTTTGGCCCACAACCTGTTTCTCGATTAGAGCAATGTGGCATACATGCCaatgatgtgaagaaattggaagaaGCTGGATTCCATGCTGTGGAGGCTGTTGCCTATGCACCAAAGAAGGAGCTAATAAATATTAAGGGGATTAGTGAAGCCAAAGCTGATGAAATTCTGACTGAGGCAGCTAAATTAGTTCCAATGGGTTTCACCACTGCAACTGAGTTCCACCAAAGGCGGTCTGAGATCATACAGATTACTACCGGCTCCAAAGAGCTTGACAGACTACTTCAAGGAGGAATCAAGACTGGATCTATCACAGAGATGTTTGGAGAATTCCGAACTGGGAAGACCCAGATCTGTCATACGTTGGCTGTAACATGCCAGCTTCCCATTGACCGAGGTGGAGGTGAAGGAAAGGCCATGTACACTGACACTGAGGGTACCTTTAGGCCGGAATGGCTGCTAGCAGTGGCTGAGAGATATGGCCTCTCTGGCAGTGATGTCCTGGATAATGTAGCATATGCTTGAGGGTTCAACACAGACCACCAGATCCAGCTCCTTTATCAAGCATCAGCCATGATGGTAGAGTCCAGGTATGCACTGCTAATTGTAGACAGTGCCACCGCCCTCTACAGAACAGACTGTTGGTGTCGAGGTGAGCTTTCCGCCAGGCAGATGCACTTGGCCAGGTTTCTGCGGATGCTTCTGCGACTTGCTGATGAGTTTGGTGTAGCAGTGGTAATCACCAACCAGGTGGTAGCCCAAGTGGATGGAGCAGCCATGTTTGCTGCAGATCCTAAAAAACCTATTGGAGGAAATATCATTGCTCATGCCTCAACAACAAGACTGAACctgagaaaaggaagaggggaaaccaGAATCTGCAAATTCTATGACTCTCCTTGTCTTCCTGAAGCTGAAGAAGCTATGTTTGCCATCAATGCGGATGGAGTAGGAGATGCCAAGGACTGA
- the LY6G6F gene encoding lymphocyte antigen 6 complex locus protein G6f — MAVLFLLLLCLHGLPQAAADNIQAIYVALGEAMELQCPSPPTLHGDEFLSWFRSPATGSSTALVAHVQVARPAPDPGKPGRESRLKLLGNNSLWLEGSKEGDAGRYWCAVLGQRHKYQNWRVYDVSVLRGSQFSARAADGSPCSILLCSVVPARRLDSVTWLEGKGPVRGRVQSFWGDGAALLLVCPGEGLPEPRGRRPRNIRCLLPQNKGVSFSLAAPMDASPALCAPSTEWDAPWILMLSLTVGQGFTIVVLSVMLWRRRVQGTKHRNASFPQFKPEIQVYENIHLAHLSPPAPKTR; from the exons ATGGCTGTCTTATTCCTCCTCCTTCTGTGCCTACATGGGCTGCCCCAGGCTGCTGCAG ACAACATCCAGGCCATCTATGTGGCACTGGGGGAGGCAATGGAGCTGCAATGTCCTTCACCACCCACCCTGCATGGAGACGAATTCCTGTCCTGGTTCCGCAGTCCTGCAACAGGCTCCTCCACTGCTTTAGTGGCCCACGTCCAAGTAGCCAGGCCAGCCCCAGACCCTGGGAAGCCCGGAAGGGAATCCAGGCTCAAACTCCTGGGAAACAACTCTTTGTGGCTGGAAGGGTCCAAGGAGGGAGACGCTGGGCGGTACTGGTGCGCCGTGCTGGGTCAGCGCCACAAGTACCAGAACTGGAGGGTGTATGATGTCTCCGTGCTCAGAG gatCCCAGTTCTCTGCGAGGGCTGCAGATGGATCCCCCTGCTCTATCCTCCTGTGCTCTGTGGTCCCCGCCAGACGCCTGGACTCTGTGACCTGGCTGGAGGGGAAGGGTCCTGTGAGGGGGCGTGTGCAGTCCTTCTGGGGTGATGGGGCTGCCCTGCTCTTGGTGTGTCCTGGGGAGGGGCTTCCTGAGCCCAGGGGACGTAGACCAAGAAACATCCGCTGCCTCCTGCCTCAGAACAAAGGGGTCAGCTTTAGCCTGGCAG CCCCCATGGATGCCTCCCCTGCCCTCTGTGCCCCTTCCACAGAGTGGGATGCACCCTGGATCCTGATGCTGTCCCTCACAGTGGGCCAGGGGTTCACCATCGTGGTCCTCAGCGTCATGCTCTGGAGGCGGAGGGTCCAGGGGACTAAGCACAGAA ATGCCTCGTTTCCTCAGTTCAAACCCGAGATCCAGGTCTATGAGAACATCCATTTGGCCCATCTCAG CCCACCTGCCCCTAAGACCAGGTGA
- the LOC132497866 gene encoding lymphocyte antigen 6G6e-like, translated as MGASSIFLCILFLGGALGLATSPARRRLHCYTYNFAKPCYPLPTECQDDKVCGICIGTSENSEVIKRKACLPRTQCSLQGHATYWSLSYTPQHHCCEQDLCNAATTPHRLPSLLLITPLILVASFTWGAHLLHQPSTQDSSTIAVALETPAQTLLRSA; from the exons ATGGGCGCCTCCAGCATCTTCCTCTGCATTCTGTTCCTCGGTGGGGCACTGG GTCTTGCCACTTCCCCTGCCCGGAGACGGCTCCACTGTTACACCTACAACTTCGCCAAACCCTGCTACCCTCTTCCTACCGAGTGTCAGGATGATAAAGTTTGTGGCATCTGTATTGGTACCTCAG AGAACAGTGAGGTCATCAAGCGGAAAGCCTGCCTCCCAAGGACCCAGTGCTCTCTGCAGGGCCATGCCACCTACTGGTCACTCTCCTACACTCCTCAGCACCACTGCTGCGAGCAGGACCTGTGCAATGCAGCCACCACGCCGCATCggctccccagcctcctcctcatCACCCCGCTCATCCTCGTGGCCAGCTTCACCTGGGGAGCACACCTCCTCCACCAGCCTTCAACCCAAGACTCCTCCACTATCGCCGTGGCCCTGGAAACACCGGCACAGACACTTCTGAGATCTGCCTGA
- the LY6G6D gene encoding LOW QUALITY PROTEIN: lymphocyte antigen 6 complex locus protein G6d (The sequence of the model RefSeq protein was modified relative to this genomic sequence to represent the inferred CDS: deleted 1 base in 1 codon; substituted 1 base at 1 genomic stop codon), with protein sequence MNPLFARILLSTLLRAALGNRKRCYDCGGGPSGSCKETVTTCGQGKRCGFLERKPQPDLRQTKPSGNPSVTLIHHHPACVAAHHCSEXVETEVVGDVTYMTHRDCCVCDLCNSAVASTAAPACIVAPGVTALAWLLPGLWRGSWE encoded by the exons ATGAACCCCCTGTTTGCTAGGATCCTGCTCAGCACCCTGCTGCGGGCTGCCTT AGGAAACCGCAAGCGGTGCTATGACTGCGGTGGGGGCCCCAGCGGCTCCTGCAAAGAGACCGTGACCACTTGCGGCCAGGGCAAACGCTGCGGCTTCCTGGAGCGCAAACCCCAACCAGACCTGAGACAGACCAAGCCATCTGGAAACC cctcagtgacCTTGATTCATCACCATCCAGCCTGCGTGGCGGCCCATCATTGCAGT GAGTGAGTGGAAACAGAGGTGGTGGGAGACGTGACTTATATGACCCACAGGGACTGCTGCGTCTGCGACCTGTGCAACAGTGCTGTGGCGAGCACTGCAGCCCCCGCGTGCATCGTGGCTCCAGGGGTCACTGCCCTAGCCTGGCTCTTGCCAGGACTGTGGAGAGGGTCGTGGGAGTAG
- the LY6G6C gene encoding lymphocyte antigen 6 complex locus protein G6c, protein MKGLLLLILSSLLCWVSADIRCHSCYKVPLLGCVDRQSCRLEPGQQCLTTNVYLGKLWVFSNLRCGTPEEPCREAFNQTNNKLGLTYNTTCCNKDNCNNPAPRPTPALALVLLTSLAGLGLWLLQ, encoded by the exons ATGAAAGGCCTTCTGCTGCTCATCTTGTCTTCTCTGCTCTGCTGGGTCTCAG CTGACATTCGCTGTCACTCCTGCTACAAGGTCCCTTTGCTGGGCTGTGTGGACCGGCAGTCCTGCCGCCTGGAACCAGGACAGCAATGCCTGACAACAAATGTGTACCTCG GGAAGCTGTGGGTTTTCTCCAACCTACGCTGTGGCACACCAGAAGAGCCCTGTCGGGAGGCCTTCAACCAAACCAACAACAAGCTAGGCCTGACCTATAACACCACCTGCTGCAACAAGGACAACTGCAATAACCCAGCCCCTCGGCCCACCCCGGCCCTGGCCCTTGTCCTCCTCACCTCCTTGGCTGGCCTTGGCCTCTGGCTGTTGCAGTGA